The following proteins are co-located in the Gordonia polyisoprenivorans genome:
- a CDS encoding MCE family protein: MSGFMGWLRKHSIVLGNLALIGVMLIGLAYLSFGALRWQPFQGHYTLTINFPISGGLQDTSQVTLRGVPIGDVKSIQVQPQSVKVVVSVDDDVHINRNTTVSALGLSAAGEQYVDFSPPSAEGPYLRDGDTINVNQTKVTTPFPQLLETSLGVIDQIDPAKLASIVDNLDVALNPKGNTNDLRVLFDAGGTIFADLYRVLPQTTKLISETGTILQTTSQIQPDLQGTVSSLSSVVNAAVAADRELRTLLGKGPQQLSSLSGSINEIQDPITDVLGQLLDVTRQGALRAPAVVNLLPSIRDASIKSLTMFHDGAWWAFGSIYPRPYCDYAVTPVRPTKILELSVPTNLYCVTEDPNQQIRGSANAPRPPGDDTAGPPPNYDPNARTVPLDK; the protein is encoded by the coding sequence ATGAGTGGATTCATGGGGTGGCTGCGCAAACACTCGATCGTGCTGGGCAACCTGGCGCTGATCGGGGTGATGCTCATCGGGCTGGCCTACCTGTCGTTCGGCGCGCTGCGGTGGCAGCCGTTCCAGGGTCACTACACGCTCACGATCAATTTCCCGATCTCCGGTGGCCTGCAGGACACCTCGCAGGTGACCCTGCGCGGCGTCCCGATCGGCGACGTCAAATCCATTCAGGTGCAACCACAGTCGGTGAAGGTGGTGGTGTCGGTCGACGACGACGTGCACATCAACCGCAACACGACGGTCTCGGCGTTGGGCTTGTCGGCCGCGGGTGAGCAGTACGTCGATTTCTCCCCGCCGAGCGCCGAGGGGCCCTACCTGCGCGACGGCGACACCATCAACGTGAACCAGACGAAGGTGACCACGCCGTTCCCGCAATTGCTGGAGACCTCGCTCGGTGTCATCGACCAGATCGACCCGGCCAAGCTCGCGTCGATCGTCGACAACCTCGACGTCGCCCTCAATCCCAAGGGCAACACCAACGACCTGCGCGTGCTGTTCGACGCGGGCGGCACGATCTTCGCCGACCTCTACCGGGTGCTGCCGCAGACCACCAAGCTGATCTCCGAGACGGGCACGATCCTGCAGACCACCTCACAGATCCAGCCCGATCTGCAGGGCACGGTGTCCTCGCTGAGTTCGGTGGTCAATGCGGCGGTTGCCGCCGACCGTGAGCTGCGCACGTTGCTCGGCAAGGGCCCGCAGCAGTTGTCGAGCCTGTCCGGCTCGATCAACGAGATCCAGGACCCGATCACCGACGTACTCGGTCAGCTGCTGGACGTGACCCGCCAAGGTGCGTTGCGCGCACCGGCGGTGGTCAATCTGCTGCCCTCGATCAGGGATGCATCGATCAAGTCCCTCACCATGTTCCACGACGGCGCCTGGTGGGCGTTCGGTTCGATCTACCCGCGCCCGTACTGCGATTATGCGGTCACCCCGGTGCGCCCGACGAAGATCCTCGAGTTGTCGGTGCCGACGAATCTGTACTGTGTCACCGAGGATCCCAACCAGCAGATCCGTGGCTCGGCGAACGCACCCCGTCCGCCGGGGGACGACACCGCCGGACCGCCGCCGAACTACGACCCGAATGCGCGGACGGTTCCGCTGGACAAGTGA
- a CDS encoding MlaE family ABC transporter permease, whose product MRKWFREHIVASFETFGRQLAMFVEVFKVLIEDILKRRFPFGEFIRQCAFMSSTSVFPTFLVAIPIGVIVSIQVSNIAGQIGATSFSGAATGLGVIRQGAPLVTSLLLAGAVGSAIAADLGSRTIRDEIDAMRVMGVNPVQRLISPRLLATMVVSFLLCGFVCFVGFITGYAFNVYFQGGTPGSYTGTFASFASVSDLLFALIKSVMFGAIVAIVACDRGLNTKGGPAGVANSVNAAVVNSVLLLFTVNVVLTQLFAIVVPAKVV is encoded by the coding sequence ATGCGCAAATGGTTTCGCGAACACATCGTGGCGAGCTTCGAGACCTTCGGTCGTCAGCTCGCGATGTTCGTCGAGGTGTTCAAGGTCCTGATCGAGGACATCCTCAAGCGCCGCTTCCCGTTCGGCGAGTTCATCCGCCAGTGCGCCTTCATGTCGAGCACCTCGGTGTTTCCCACCTTCCTGGTCGCCATCCCGATCGGGGTGATCGTGTCGATCCAGGTGTCCAACATCGCCGGTCAGATCGGTGCGACGTCGTTCTCCGGTGCCGCCACCGGACTCGGTGTCATCCGGCAGGGCGCACCGTTGGTCACCTCGCTGTTGCTCGCCGGTGCGGTCGGCTCGGCGATCGCCGCCGACCTCGGTTCCCGCACCATCCGCGATGAGATCGACGCGATGCGGGTGATGGGCGTGAACCCCGTTCAGCGACTGATCTCACCGCGCCTGCTCGCGACCATGGTCGTCAGCTTCCTGCTCTGCGGCTTCGTGTGTTTCGTCGGCTTCATCACCGGTTACGCGTTCAACGTCTACTTCCAGGGCGGCACCCCCGGTAGCTACACCGGCACCTTCGCCTCCTTCGCCTCCGTCTCGGACCTGCTGTTCGCCCTGATCAAATCGGTCATGTTCGGTGCCATCGTGGCCATCGTCGCCTGTGACCGCGGACTCAACACCAAGGGTGGGCCCGCCGGGGTGGCCAACTCGGTGAACGCCGCGGTGGTCAATTCGGTGCTGTTGCTGTTCACCGTCAACGTGGTGCTCACCCAGTTGTTCGCCATCGTCGTCCCGGCAAAGGTGGTGTGA
- a CDS encoding MlaD family protein: protein MVTGIVATVLAVTGCSAIPGLTVEQIPLPAPGNLGDTMTLNASFDNALNLPTRAKVKLYGMDVGEVTGIRAENYKAIVTMDVSTSAKVPKGTGAELRQATPLGDVFVALLPPSTTDAGYMSNGQTLTGPRSAAATVEDLLVSLSGFVDSGSLGSTQQIITELSAAVSTSPDNPQQLNGAIAGLTTALRKLNQNSAEVDAAMRNTQVLTGQLAAGRAQIMASINKLSPAFDTINDEMQTILTTLDKTNQVTAATNDFLGSDGQNFVELTGHLATLLDELKQGATILGPLSDNVAELTPKWAKSTSSSAASLSAKVYYLNPGAGFDSASRLPELGDVGAAGESLQQTLTRLLARLTATQGCCG, encoded by the coding sequence GTGGTGACCGGGATCGTCGCGACCGTGCTGGCCGTGACCGGCTGTTCGGCGATCCCCGGACTGACCGTCGAGCAGATCCCGCTGCCCGCCCCGGGCAACCTCGGCGACACCATGACGTTGAACGCCAGTTTCGACAATGCGCTGAACCTGCCGACCCGGGCCAAGGTGAAGCTCTACGGCATGGACGTCGGTGAGGTCACCGGAATCCGTGCCGAGAACTACAAGGCGATCGTCACCATGGATGTCAGCACCTCGGCCAAGGTGCCCAAGGGCACCGGTGCCGAACTGCGGCAGGCGACCCCGCTCGGTGACGTGTTCGTCGCGTTGCTCCCGCCGTCGACTACCGACGCCGGCTACATGTCCAATGGTCAGACGCTGACCGGACCGCGGTCGGCCGCGGCGACCGTCGAGGATCTCCTGGTCAGTTTGAGCGGATTCGTCGACAGCGGTTCGCTCGGTTCCACCCAGCAGATCATCACCGAACTCAGCGCCGCGGTGTCGACCTCGCCGGACAATCCGCAGCAACTCAACGGTGCCATCGCCGGATTGACCACGGCCCTACGCAAACTCAACCAGAACTCCGCCGAGGTCGACGCCGCGATGCGCAACACACAGGTGCTGACCGGGCAGCTCGCGGCGGGCCGCGCGCAGATCATGGCGTCGATCAACAAGCTCTCGCCCGCCTTCGACACCATCAACGACGAGATGCAGACGATCCTGACCACGCTCGACAAGACCAATCAGGTCACCGCCGCCACGAACGACTTCCTCGGCAGCGACGGCCAGAATTTCGTCGAGCTCACCGGCCATCTCGCCACCCTCCTCGACGAACTCAAACAGGGCGCGACGATCCTCGGACCGCTGTCGGACAATGTCGCCGAGCTGACCCCCAAATGGGCCAAGTCGACCAGTTCGAGTGCGGCGTCGTTGTCGGCGAAGGTGTACTACCTGAACCCGGGCGCCGGGTTCGATTCGGCCAGCCGGCTTCCCGAGCTCGGCGATGTCGGGGCGGCGGGAGAGTCGTTGCAGCAGACGCTGACCCGCCTGCTGGCCCGGCTGACTGCGACCCAGGGGTGCTGCGGATGA
- a CDS encoding MCE family protein: MRRSFDDRRLLWYGLAGTVVIVLLVLGITGIGKADIGKKTYSADFAQAGGVRPGDKVRVAGIDVGEVGSTELQGNHIHITMKVDKDVDVTANGSAEIKLSTLLGQRYIDISLGNSPDPAADNVITETRVPYDLQKTIEKGTPILQGINDEDLGQSIRTLNQQLAGAPAVTKPTLDSLTQMSEIITDRRDQINQLISDTKSVTAIVQDNSAQLAIIVGQGAQLANKIVAREALVTRLLDGIAQITEQAQLVASEDAGQFAPIMANLNTITQGLEKNRDNLRKMLEVLPVTARLTNNVIGDGPYANGYLPWGIFPDNWLCTARVVDGC, encoded by the coding sequence ATGCGTCGCAGTTTCGACGACCGCCGACTCCTCTGGTACGGGTTGGCCGGCACGGTGGTCATCGTGCTGCTCGTCCTCGGTATCACCGGCATCGGCAAGGCCGACATCGGCAAGAAGACCTATTCGGCGGACTTCGCCCAGGCCGGAGGCGTGCGACCGGGCGACAAGGTCCGGGTGGCCGGCATCGACGTCGGTGAGGTCGGCTCGACCGAACTGCAGGGCAACCACATCCACATCACCATGAAGGTCGACAAGGACGTCGACGTCACCGCCAACGGATCGGCCGAGATCAAACTCTCGACCCTGCTCGGCCAGCGCTACATCGATATCTCGCTGGGCAATTCACCCGATCCGGCGGCCGACAACGTGATCACCGAGACCCGGGTTCCCTACGACCTGCAGAAGACCATCGAGAAGGGCACGCCCATCCTGCAAGGCATCAACGACGAGGACCTCGGCCAGAGCATCCGGACGTTGAACCAGCAACTCGCCGGGGCACCCGCGGTCACCAAACCGACGCTCGACTCACTGACGCAGATGTCGGAGATCATCACCGACCGCCGCGATCAGATCAATCAGCTGATCAGCGACACCAAGTCGGTGACGGCGATCGTGCAGGACAATTCGGCGCAACTGGCGATCATCGTGGGCCAGGGCGCGCAACTGGCGAACAAGATCGTCGCCCGGGAGGCACTGGTGACCCGGTTGCTCGACGGCATCGCCCAGATCACCGAGCAGGCCCAACTCGTCGCCTCCGAGGACGCCGGCCAGTTCGCCCCGATCATGGCCAACCTGAACACCATCACCCAGGGTCTGGAGAAGAACCGCGACAACCTCCGCAAGATGCTCGAGGTCCTGCCGGTCACCGCACGCCTGACCAACAACGTTATCGGCGACGGCCCGTACGCCAACGGCTACCTACCGTGGGGCATCTTCCCCGACAACTGGCTCTGCACGGCACGGGTGGTGGACGGATGCTGA
- a CDS encoding MlaE family ABC transporter permease: protein MAASRYVPPVLRPVEAAKGVYRGPRDALARMGHLITFLVRSIGSVPIAFTHYRKEVWRLLADVAWGNGAIVVGGGTVGVMVILGVMGGATVGIEGYTALNLLGMSPVTGGLSAFATTREIAPLLAATAFTAQSGCRFTAQLGSMRISEEIDALESIAIRPLPYLVTTRMSAAVLAIVPLYSVSLAANYLACQVMFQVQSGQGPGNYLAYFNAFLLSSDMVYSFIKVIVFVLLTTFIQCYYGYFASGGPEGVGVAAGHAIRLAIIVIVFANLVMTLVFWGTSPGIKISG from the coding sequence ATGGCCGCATCCCGGTACGTCCCGCCCGTACTCCGGCCCGTCGAGGCCGCCAAGGGCGTCTACCGCGGGCCGCGCGACGCGCTGGCGCGTATGGGACACCTCATCACCTTCCTGGTCCGGTCGATCGGTTCGGTGCCCATCGCGTTCACCCACTACCGCAAAGAGGTCTGGCGTCTGCTCGCCGACGTCGCGTGGGGCAACGGCGCGATCGTGGTCGGCGGCGGCACCGTCGGCGTCATGGTCATCCTCGGCGTCATGGGCGGGGCGACCGTCGGCATCGAGGGCTACACCGCACTGAACCTCCTCGGGATGTCACCGGTGACCGGCGGCCTGTCGGCATTCGCGACGACCCGTGAGATCGCGCCTCTGCTGGCGGCGACCGCGTTCACCGCGCAGTCGGGCTGCCGGTTCACCGCGCAGCTCGGGTCGATGCGGATCAGTGAGGAGATCGACGCGCTGGAATCCATCGCGATCCGACCCCTGCCGTATCTGGTGACCACCCGGATGTCGGCGGCGGTGCTGGCGATCGTGCCGCTGTACTCGGTCTCACTGGCCGCGAATTACCTTGCGTGCCAGGTCATGTTCCAGGTGCAGAGTGGCCAGGGCCCGGGTAACTATCTCGCCTACTTCAACGCCTTTCTGCTGTCGAGCGACATGGTGTATTCGTTCATCAAGGTGATCGTCTTCGTGCTGTTGACCACCTTCATCCAGTGCTACTACGGGTACTTCGCCTCCGGCGGGCCCGAAGGCGTCGGGGTGGCCGCCGGACACGCGATCCGGCTGGCGATCATCGTCATCGTCTTCGCGAATCTGGTCATGACGCTGGTGTTCTGGGGAACATCGCCCGGCATCAAGATCTCGGGGTGA
- a CDS encoding MCE family protein: MLNAHMVSRKFTRRSTILAGLIVLAIGVLSGCSLIPAGWKTATGQAIEVTAFFPNTAGLYTTNDVAVLGMPVGQVTKIEEQGNRVMVKFTIDKNVPVPADATAAIVNTSIVTTRHIELTPAYSKGPKLTDGAVMRNEGMSPVSVGDLFDAVDKLVSNLSGQAPGEGAVADLMDVTSGITSDNGQRLQEAINQLGSASQVVSGNGDAIVDIVKSVQQLTAALVANYPKMKDFSNSINQVSEMLGRQSPGLVATLGDLNQTLLNTSEFLHNNAGTIGASTGRLAALAENLSDYSRQVVETIDLGPLLFQNLSNSISAEQGAWRAQVLLDKSLLDTQLVSQFCKAINLHKNGCETGQLQGFGPDLGVFSALEALTK, encoded by the coding sequence ATGCTGAACGCGCACATGGTTTCTCGGAAGTTCACGCGGCGGTCGACGATCCTCGCGGGACTGATCGTGCTCGCCATCGGTGTGCTTTCCGGGTGTTCGCTGATCCCGGCCGGCTGGAAGACCGCGACCGGTCAGGCCATCGAGGTCACCGCGTTCTTCCCGAACACCGCGGGCCTCTACACCACCAATGACGTTGCGGTACTGGGAATGCCGGTCGGTCAGGTCACCAAGATCGAGGAACAGGGCAACCGCGTCATGGTGAAATTCACCATCGACAAGAACGTGCCCGTTCCGGCCGACGCGACCGCGGCCATCGTCAACACCTCGATCGTCACCACCCGCCACATCGAGCTGACCCCGGCATACTCCAAGGGCCCCAAGCTGACCGACGGCGCGGTGATGCGCAACGAGGGCATGAGTCCGGTGTCGGTGGGTGACCTGTTCGACGCGGTCGACAAGCTCGTCAGCAACCTCTCCGGCCAGGCACCGGGGGAGGGGGCGGTCGCCGACCTGATGGACGTGACCTCGGGCATCACCAGCGACAACGGGCAACGGCTGCAGGAGGCGATCAATCAGCTCGGCAGCGCCTCGCAGGTCGTGTCGGGCAACGGCGACGCCATCGTCGACATCGTCAAGTCGGTCCAGCAACTCACCGCCGCCCTCGTCGCGAATTACCCGAAGATGAAGGACTTCTCGAACTCGATCAATCAGGTCAGCGAGATGCTCGGACGTCAGTCGCCGGGTCTGGTGGCGACCCTGGGCGATCTGAATCAGACACTGCTCAACACCTCGGAGTTCCTGCACAACAACGCCGGTACGATCGGTGCCTCCACCGGGCGGCTGGCCGCACTCGCGGAGAACCTGAGCGACTACTCACGTCAGGTCGTCGAGACCATCGACCTCGGGCCGCTGCTCTTCCAGAACCTGAGCAATTCCATCTCTGCCGAACAGGGTGCCTGGCGTGCCCAGGTGCTGCTGGACAAGTCGTTGCTCGACACCCAGCTGGTGTCCCAGTTCTGTAAGGCGATCAATCTGCACAAGAACGGTTGCGAGACCGGTCAGCTCCAGGGCTTCGGACCCGATCTCGGGGTGTTCTCGGCATTGGAGGCACTGACCAAATGA
- a CDS encoding MlaD family protein gives MLIATDGRNPSLVQYVLRGSAFLIVLVILFVLLFMRYQGVFSSTVAVNAKLTDVGDGLTSGADVRYNGLIVGSVKNVALTDEPGQSGVNLRQVDMDITPAQSEGIPANVTARTVPSNLFGVNAVELVQPDHPSADHLPAGASIPADRSLQTIKLQDAQNQLRTLLQAVPPEQLAGVLGTIADALRGGGTTFGLFVGVLQNYFDTINAQFPPGAPSGFDNFNQSVQGLSRSAPQLLDTLGRSVIPAMTIAQSRDDLTALLSAAQGLTDEVQALFAANGDGGKRIVADTNTLLGAAVYEPNALPQALSALNNLAAKVLTVFTGVNGHAQLNIGVSFSAFQRYTRQNCPVYNGGPYGQLRGPGCVGPGTGTGPTSSGPLMIYPSDGMRRMSPAGMVTTGADNQTLTAALDRAPNAADTLMLGPLVQSVSTQTGTASQAGTSGGGR, from the coding sequence ATGCTGATAGCCACCGACGGCCGTAACCCTTCACTGGTGCAATATGTGTTGCGCGGCAGTGCATTCCTGATCGTTCTGGTGATCCTGTTCGTGCTGCTGTTCATGCGGTATCAGGGCGTGTTCAGCTCCACCGTCGCGGTCAACGCCAAACTCACCGACGTCGGTGACGGCCTGACCTCGGGTGCCGATGTCCGCTACAACGGCCTCATCGTCGGGTCGGTCAAGAACGTCGCACTCACCGACGAGCCGGGCCAGTCCGGGGTGAACCTGCGCCAGGTCGACATGGACATCACCCCGGCACAGTCCGAGGGCATCCCGGCCAACGTCACCGCGCGCACGGTGCCCTCCAACCTCTTCGGTGTGAACGCCGTCGAGCTGGTGCAACCGGACCATCCGTCTGCCGACCATCTCCCGGCGGGAGCGTCCATCCCCGCGGACCGATCGCTACAGACGATCAAACTGCAGGACGCGCAGAACCAGCTGCGGACACTGCTGCAGGCCGTGCCACCGGAGCAACTCGCCGGTGTCCTCGGCACCATCGCCGACGCACTGCGCGGCGGCGGGACCACCTTCGGTCTGTTCGTCGGCGTCCTGCAGAACTATTTCGACACCATCAACGCGCAGTTCCCCCCGGGTGCGCCGTCCGGATTCGACAACTTCAACCAGTCCGTACAGGGCCTGTCGCGATCCGCACCGCAGCTGTTGGACACCTTGGGCCGCAGCGTGATCCCGGCGATGACCATCGCGCAGTCGCGGGACGACCTGACCGCGTTGCTCTCGGCGGCGCAGGGCCTGACCGACGAGGTGCAGGCACTGTTCGCGGCCAACGGCGACGGCGGCAAACGCATCGTCGCCGACACCAACACCCTGCTCGGCGCGGCGGTCTACGAGCCGAATGCGTTGCCGCAGGCGCTGAGTGCACTGAACAATCTCGCGGCCAAGGTCCTCACGGTCTTCACCGGCGTCAACGGGCACGCCCAGCTCAACATCGGCGTGAGTTTCAGTGCCTTCCAGCGCTACACCCGCCAGAACTGTCCCGTGTACAACGGCGGGCCCTACGGTCAGCTGCGTGGTCCCGGATGTGTTGGTCCGGGCACCGGCACCGGACCGACGAGTTCGGGTCCGCTGATGATCTATCCGTCCGACGGGATGCGGCGGATGTCGCCGGCGGGCATGGTCACCACCGGCGCCGACAACCAGACGCTGACCGCCGCACTCGATCGTGCGCCCAACGCGGCCGACACCCTGATGCTCGGCCCGCTGGTGCAGTCGGTCTCGACCCAAACCGGCACCGCATCCCAGGCCGGCACCTCGGGAGGGGGACGATGA
- a CDS encoding MCE family protein: protein MSAAQSSIRKPLIGFALFAVVALLLTYIIYSTLERSVSGSTNNFSTFFTDASGLATGDDVRMAGVRVGRVDSIDLVDGRAKVTFEVQDNQPMYTTTQAAIRYQTLIGQRYLALSLADGTPQPLSVGSTLKEPSEDSFDVTKLLAGFQPVFDTLTPEQVNNLSNGLVQAFQGDTVSLSNTVAQVGKFASDMSNRDVVIGAIIDNLSGVLRDLSRQGDQIGTLVDSVSGVIKSLNANSAAFGTAVTQIGNTAAGFADVLTQSRGNLADAATSANQATRILIGNGSKLDGMAKNLPIFLGHFPLVLGQGAYLNIYACDLDIAIGDVLFPPGIINKIGGTNHSVVCR from the coding sequence ATGAGCGCCGCGCAGTCGAGTATCCGCAAGCCGCTGATCGGTTTCGCGCTGTTCGCGGTCGTCGCGTTGCTGCTGACCTACATCATCTATTCGACGCTGGAACGGTCGGTGTCGGGCAGCACCAACAACTTCAGCACCTTCTTCACCGACGCCTCGGGACTGGCCACGGGCGACGACGTCCGGATGGCCGGTGTGCGGGTGGGTCGCGTCGATTCGATCGATCTCGTCGACGGCCGCGCCAAGGTCACCTTCGAGGTGCAGGACAACCAGCCGATGTACACCACCACGCAGGCCGCGATCCGGTACCAGACCCTGATCGGTCAGCGGTATCTCGCGTTGTCCCTCGCCGACGGGACCCCGCAACCACTCTCGGTCGGGTCGACGCTCAAAGAGCCCTCGGAGGACTCCTTCGACGTCACCAAACTGCTCGCCGGGTTCCAGCCGGTCTTCGACACCTTGACCCCCGAGCAGGTCAACAATCTCTCCAACGGTCTGGTCCAGGCGTTCCAGGGCGACACGGTGTCGTTGTCCAACACCGTCGCCCAGGTCGGCAAGTTCGCCTCCGACATGTCCAACCGGGACGTGGTGATCGGGGCGATCATCGACAATCTCAGCGGGGTGCTGCGTGATCTGTCGCGTCAGGGCGACCAGATCGGGACCCTCGTCGACAGCGTCTCCGGCGTCATCAAGAGCCTCAACGCGAATTCGGCGGCCTTCGGTACTGCCGTCACCCAGATCGGCAACACCGCAGCGGGATTCGCCGACGTCCTCACCCAATCCCGGGGCAATCTCGCCGACGCGGCCACCTCGGCCAACCAGGCGACCAGGATTCTGATCGGCAACGGCTCCAAACTCGACGGGATGGCCAAGAACCTGCCGATCTTCCTCGGACATTTCCCGCTCGTGCTCGGCCAGGGGGCCTACCTGAACATCTACGCCTGCGACCTCGACATCGCGATCGGTGACGTGTTGTTCCCGCCGGGGATCATCAACAAGATCGGTGGCACCAACCATTCGGTGGTGTGCCGATGA
- the treY gene encoding malto-oligosyltrehalose synthase codes for MAGTVPGSETGDGAGAAGGLRPEPIATYRVQLTPDFGFVEVIGILGHLADLGVSHVYLSPIGTAMPGSTHGYDWVPPPQVSPILGGREGLAALRAAARAVGLGILIDIVPNHTGVAEVLRNPWFADLLRHGPGSRYAGYFDADFSSDNGSDGKLALPVLAADGDLAPLTVDRHGILRYYDHEFPTAPGSLGGTPQDVHARQHYRLVPWNSGIIGYRRFFTVNELAGLRQEDDAVYDATHAWIRELIDADLIDGVRVDHPDGLWDPMSYLERLRGDIGTDRLLYIEKILAADEALEPTLPVEGTTGYDQLRLIESVFTAPSGIVELSEIHEHTTGVPADAHWLHDTERQRKLTTLTQMFPAELRRLVRALTHSDPTADAAALTDAVAELIADLGVYRADYPSLRSRLLGVAEGITRRRPDLADAVTLIVHATATPGAPTSRLAQTCGAVTAKSVEDSLFYRTARLVSAQEVGGDPANPALPLREFHELNVVRAQDWPRAMTASSTHDTKRGEDVRARIALLAQVPERWSLLVRQVWDAAPPPDHLTGYFLLQNVIGVWPLDGGVDDELRDRLRAYARKAAREAGVRTTWTEVDEAFEDALDTWIGALTAEPVAGMIDDLITRIGPAWEQEVLARKAIALLGPGVGDIYQGTEWFEDSLVDPDNRRPVDFRRSLDHPKTRLVVAALRVRREHRAAFGPHGDYRPIRVDGPAADHAIAFGRGVRGESDPRVIVVTARFTHSLDDDRASATTLALPPGTWIDTDSRSEHAGSVDLAALRTAGPVAILTPSGT; via the coding sequence ATGGCCGGCACAGTCCCGGGCTCGGAGACCGGCGACGGTGCGGGCGCCGCCGGCGGCCTCCGCCCGGAACCCATTGCCACCTACCGGGTTCAGCTGACCCCGGACTTCGGTTTCGTCGAGGTCATCGGCATCCTCGGACATCTGGCCGATCTCGGTGTCAGCCACGTCTACCTCTCGCCGATCGGTACCGCGATGCCCGGCTCCACCCACGGCTACGACTGGGTACCCCCTCCGCAGGTGTCACCGATCCTCGGCGGCCGTGAGGGTCTGGCCGCCCTGCGCGCGGCGGCGCGCGCGGTCGGCCTGGGCATTCTCATCGACATCGTCCCCAACCACACCGGGGTGGCCGAGGTCCTGCGCAACCCCTGGTTCGCCGATCTCTTGCGGCACGGGCCCGGTTCACGGTACGCCGGGTACTTCGACGCGGATTTCTCCTCCGACAACGGTAGCGACGGGAAACTTGCCCTGCCGGTCCTCGCCGCCGACGGCGACCTGGCTCCACTGACCGTCGACCGGCACGGCATTCTGCGCTATTACGACCACGAATTCCCCACCGCGCCGGGCAGTCTCGGCGGTACACCGCAGGATGTTCATGCGCGGCAACACTATCGACTGGTGCCCTGGAATTCCGGGATCATCGGCTACCGCCGATTCTTCACGGTCAACGAACTCGCCGGATTGCGCCAGGAGGACGACGCCGTCTACGACGCCACCCACGCCTGGATTCGGGAGCTGATCGACGCCGATCTGATCGACGGGGTGAGGGTCGATCACCCCGACGGGCTGTGGGACCCGATGTCCTATCTCGAGCGGTTGCGCGGTGACATCGGCACCGATCGCCTGCTCTACATCGAGAAGATCCTGGCCGCCGACGAGGCGCTGGAACCGACGTTGCCCGTCGAGGGAACCACCGGATACGACCAGCTGCGACTCATCGAGTCGGTGTTCACCGCTCCGTCGGGGATCGTCGAGCTCAGCGAGATCCACGAACACACCACCGGCGTGCCCGCCGACGCCCACTGGCTGCACGACACCGAACGGCAGCGCAAGCTGACCACACTCACGCAGATGTTCCCCGCCGAGCTCCGCAGACTGGTGCGTGCGCTGACCCATTCCGATCCGACCGCCGACGCGGCCGCCCTCACCGACGCCGTCGCCGAGTTGATCGCCGATCTCGGTGTCTATCGCGCGGACTATCCGTCGCTACGATCTCGTCTGCTCGGTGTGGCCGAGGGGATCACCCGCCGACGACCCGATCTCGCCGACGCCGTGACACTCATCGTGCACGCCACCGCCACACCCGGTGCCCCGACGTCGCGGTTGGCGCAAACGTGCGGTGCGGTCACCGCCAAGAGCGTCGAGGACAGCCTGTTCTACCGCACGGCCCGACTGGTGTCGGCGCAGGAGGTCGGCGGTGACCCGGCCAACCCGGCGCTGCCGCTGCGTGAGTTCCACGAACTCAACGTCGTCCGGGCGCAGGACTGGCCACGAGCCATGACGGCGTCATCGACCCACGACACCAAGCGCGGCGAGGATGTGCGGGCGCGCATCGCGTTGCTCGCACAGGTACCCGAGCGGTGGTCACTGCTGGTTCGCCAGGTCTGGGACGCCGCTCCGCCACCGGATCATCTGACCGGATACTTCTTGCTGCAGAACGTGATCGGGGTGTGGCCGCTCGACGGCGGGGTCGACGACGAGTTACGTGATCGCCTGCGCGCCTATGCGCGCAAAGCGGCCCGCGAGGCCGGTGTGCGGACCACGTGGACCGAGGTCGACGAGGCGTTCGAGGATGCGCTGGATACCTGGATCGGTGCGCTCACCGCCGAACCGGTGGCCGGGATGATCGATGACCTGATCACCCGGATCGGTCCGGCATGGGAACAGGAAGTGTTGGCCCGCAAGGCCATCGCACTTCTCGGCCCTGGTGTCGGCGACATCTACCAGGGCACCGAGTGGTTCGAGGACTCACTGGTCGATCCCGACAATCGTCGTCCGGTGGACTTCCGCCGGTCTCTCGATCACCCCAAGACACGGCTGGTGGTCGCCGCGTTGCGGGTTCGCCGGGAACACCGCGCGGCCTTCGGCCCCCACGGCGACTACCGACCGATTCGGGTCGACGGACCGGCCGCCGACCACGCGATTGCCTTCGGTCGGGGTGTCCGCGGCGAGAGCGATCCGCGGGTGATCGTGGTGACCGCCCGCTTCACCCACAGCCTCGACGACGACCGCGCCTCGGCGACCACCCTGGCGCTGCCGCCCGGCACCTGGATCGATACCGATTCGCGGTCCGAGCACGCCGGATCGGTCGATCTCGCCGCGCTGCGGACCGCGGGTCCGGTGGCGATCCTGACCCCGTCGGGTACCTGA